In a genomic window of Streptomyces koelreuteriae:
- the hutU gene encoding urocanate hydratase, with protein MSGPRPVRASRGTEPSALGWQQEAALRMLQNNLDPEVAEHPDKLVVYGGTGKAARDWRSFDAMVRTLRTLKQDETMLVQSGRPVGVMQTHEWAPRVLIANSNLVGDWANWEEFRRLEALGLTMYGQMTAGSWIYIGTQGILQGTYETFAAVAAKKFGGTLAGTITLTAGLGGMGGAQPLAVTMNDGVAICIDCDPRAIERRIEHRYLDVKAESLDHALQLATEARDARRPLSIGVLGNAAELLPQLLAMGAPIDIVTDQTSAHDPLAYLPLGTAFEDMADAAAKDPAGFTTRARESMATHVEAMVGFMDAGAEVFDYGNSIRGEAQLAGYDRAFAFPGFVPAYIRPLFCEGKGPFRWAALSGEASDIAKTDKAILDLFPENESLARWIKMAGERVHFQGLPARICWLGYGERDKAGERFNDMVASGELAAPVVIGRDHLDCGSVASPYRETEAMLDGSDAIADWPLLNAMVNVASGASWVSLHHGGGVGMGRSIHAGQVTVADGTKLAGEKIRRVLTNDPGMGVIRHVDAGYDIAESVAQDKGVRVPMREGDDA; from the coding sequence ATGTCAGGACCCCGCCCCGTCCGAGCATCGCGCGGCACGGAACCGAGCGCCCTGGGATGGCAGCAGGAAGCCGCCCTGCGGATGCTGCAGAACAACCTCGACCCGGAGGTCGCCGAGCACCCCGACAAGCTCGTCGTCTACGGCGGCACCGGCAAGGCGGCCCGCGACTGGCGCTCCTTCGACGCGATGGTCCGCACCCTGAGGACGCTCAAGCAGGACGAGACGATGCTCGTCCAGTCGGGCCGACCCGTCGGTGTCATGCAGACCCACGAGTGGGCCCCGCGCGTCCTCATCGCCAACTCCAACCTCGTCGGCGACTGGGCGAACTGGGAGGAGTTCCGCCGCCTGGAGGCCCTCGGCCTGACCATGTACGGGCAGATGACCGCCGGCTCCTGGATCTACATCGGCACCCAGGGCATCCTCCAGGGCACCTACGAGACCTTCGCCGCCGTCGCCGCGAAGAAGTTCGGCGGCACCCTCGCGGGGACGATCACCCTCACCGCCGGTCTCGGCGGCATGGGCGGCGCCCAGCCGCTCGCCGTGACGATGAACGACGGTGTGGCGATCTGCATCGACTGCGACCCGCGTGCCATCGAGCGGCGGATCGAGCACCGGTACCTGGACGTGAAGGCCGAGTCCCTCGACCACGCCCTCCAGCTGGCCACCGAGGCCCGTGACGCCCGCCGGCCGCTGTCCATCGGGGTCCTCGGCAACGCCGCCGAGCTGCTGCCGCAGCTGCTCGCCATGGGCGCCCCCATCGACATCGTGACCGACCAGACCTCCGCCCACGACCCGCTGGCCTATCTGCCCCTCGGCACGGCCTTCGAGGACATGGCCGACGCCGCCGCGAAGGACCCGGCCGGGTTCACCACCCGGGCCCGCGAGTCCATGGCCACGCACGTCGAGGCCATGGTCGGCTTCATGGACGCCGGCGCCGAGGTCTTCGACTACGGCAACTCCATCCGGGGCGAGGCCCAGCTCGCCGGCTACGACCGGGCCTTCGCCTTCCCCGGCTTCGTCCCCGCCTACATCCGCCCGCTGTTCTGCGAGGGCAAGGGCCCCTTCCGCTGGGCCGCGCTGTCCGGCGAGGCCTCCGACATCGCGAAGACCGACAAGGCGATCCTCGACCTCTTCCCGGAGAACGAGTCCCTGGCCCGCTGGATCAAGATGGCGGGGGAGCGGGTCCACTTCCAGGGCCTGCCCGCCCGGATCTGCTGGCTCGGCTACGGCGAGCGAGACAAGGCCGGTGAGCGGTTCAACGACATGGTCGCGAGCGGGGAGCTGGCCGCGCCGGTCGTCATCGGCCGCGACCACCTCGACTGCGGCTCCGTCGCCTCCCCCTACCGGGAGACCGAGGCCATGCTCGACGGCTCCGACGCGATCGCCGACTGGCCGCTGCTCAACGCGATGGTGAACGTGGCGTCCGGGGCGTCCTGGGTCTCCCTGCACCACGGGGGCGGCGTCGGCATGGGGCGGTCGATCCACGCCGGGCAGGTGACGGTGGCCGACGGCACGAAACTGGCCGGGGAGAAGATCCGCCGCGTCCTCACGAACGACCCCGGCATGGGCGTCATCCGGCATGTCGACGCCGGGTACGACATCGCGGAGTCCGTCGCACAGGACAAGGGCGTCCGGGTCCCGATGCGCGAGGGTGACGACGCGTGA
- a CDS encoding allantoate amidohydrolase: MWRELLPLGRHPASGGYRRFAWSGVDGDCRAWFQEQARARGLTYETDRNGNQWAWLGDPAAGDAVVTGSHLDSVPDGGAFDGPLGVVSAFAALDELRGRGTRFTRPLAIVNFGDEEGARFGLACVGSRLTAGQLTREQAHRLTDGEGVTLPRAMEAAGYDPDAIGPDPERLARIGAFVELHVEQGRALDLSGDRVGIASAIWPHGRWRFDFRGEANHAGTTRLADRRDPMLSYAETVLAARREAELAGAVATFGKIAVEPNGVNAIPSLVRGWLDSRAADQDSLDAVVAGVEKAAGEYAAAHGVDLAVVRESFTPVVEFDHALRDELARILGKDTGLTVPVLGTGAGHDAGILSGSIPTAMLFVRNPTGVSHSPAESATEDDCVAGVLALADVLEGLART, translated from the coding sequence ATGTGGCGCGAGCTGCTCCCCCTCGGCCGTCACCCCGCCTCCGGCGGCTACCGGCGCTTCGCCTGGAGCGGGGTCGACGGGGACTGCCGGGCCTGGTTCCAGGAGCAGGCCCGGGCGCGCGGCCTCACCTACGAGACCGACCGGAACGGCAACCAGTGGGCCTGGCTCGGTGATCCCGCCGCCGGGGACGCCGTCGTCACCGGGTCGCATCTGGACTCCGTGCCGGACGGCGGGGCCTTCGACGGGCCCCTCGGAGTCGTGTCCGCCTTCGCCGCGCTGGACGAACTGCGCGGCCGGGGCACGCGGTTCACCCGCCCCCTCGCCATCGTGAACTTCGGTGACGAGGAGGGCGCCCGGTTCGGGCTCGCCTGTGTCGGATCCCGGCTCACCGCCGGACAGCTCACCCGCGAGCAGGCGCACCGGCTCACCGACGGCGAGGGCGTGACGCTGCCGCGCGCCATGGAGGCCGCCGGATACGACCCCGACGCCATCGGCCCCGACCCCGAACGGCTCGCCCGGATCGGCGCCTTCGTCGAACTCCACGTCGAGCAGGGCCGGGCCCTGGACCTGTCCGGCGACCGGGTCGGCATCGCCAGCGCGATCTGGCCGCACGGCCGGTGGCGGTTCGACTTCCGGGGCGAGGCCAACCACGCCGGCACCACCCGGCTCGCCGACCGGCGCGACCCCATGCTGTCCTACGCCGAGACCGTCCTCGCCGCCCGTCGCGAGGCGGAACTCGCCGGTGCCGTCGCCACCTTCGGCAAGATCGCCGTCGAGCCGAACGGCGTCAACGCCATCCCCTCCCTGGTGCGCGGCTGGCTCGACTCGCGCGCCGCCGACCAGGACAGCCTGGACGCCGTGGTCGCCGGAGTGGAGAAGGCGGCCGGGGAGTACGCCGCCGCCCACGGCGTGGATCTGGCCGTCGTCCGCGAGTCCTTCACCCCCGTCGTCGAGTTCGACCACGCCCTGCGCGACGAACTCGCCCGCATCCTCGGCAAGGACACCGGCCTCACGGTCCCCGTCCTCGGCACCGGCGCCGGACACGACGCCGGGATCCTGTCGGGGAGCATCCCGACCGCCATGCTGTTCGTGCGCAACCCGACCGGCGTCTCCCACTCGCCGGCCGAGTCCGCGACCGAGGACGACTGCGTGGCCGGGGTACTCGCCCTCGCCGACGTACTGGAAGGACTGGCCCGCACGTGA